A genomic stretch from Nilaparvata lugens isolate BPH chromosome 8, ASM1435652v1, whole genome shotgun sequence includes:
- the LOC111047359 gene encoding proton-associated sugar transporter A isoform X2 — MADKLHEYQGVLGRVHAWRDKGRTRWQEWRENRPDNIGEVIRGVLRPTPQHESEAAKEGPAEQDYSHIYRRKTRGELVRVSAAVMGIEFSYAAETAFVSPTLLQIGVDHQRMTLVWALSPLVGFFLTPVLGSMSDRCRMRLGRRRPFILALAVGVFLGLILVPNGERLGHWMGDYYPSMDESLKHLNNVNSTNSTSDNSTVTPTVKLLSDADFPHPWGIFFTVLGTVLLDFDADACQSPARAYLLDVTVTEDHARGLSTFTVMAGLGGFMGYAMGGINWDATAIGEYLGGHVKAVFSLITVIFVICVLSTVTAFKELPLDLVESDAHNPNMADEEKKGEMKEKQSRVEEDPLPIGHPTYGSIDQYNTTNIEQETAFGMTEHSRGENNTNGYVNHAYDEAQTTTIPDMMAEEKVAPPTLKEYLMSILYMPKSMKILCLTNLFCWMSHVCYSLYFTDFVGEAVFKGDPKAPEGTKEKILYEEGVRFGCWGMSMYSLSCACYSTIIERLIRRYKVRPGPVLSQPLLHMDSAGYKQGKSSVCWRTTVLLVWNVFDGCFCAPVRCDPVLVDCWCHVLDALHHAIPSYRPLSC, encoded by the exons ATGGCGGACAAGTTACATGAGTATCAGGGAGTTTTGGGTCGAGTGCATGCCTGGAGGGACAAGGGCAGAACGCGATGGCAGGAGTGGAGGGAGAACCGACCTGACAACATTGGCGAGGTGATCCGAGGGGTGCTCAGGCCCACCCCGCAACATGAGTCAGAGGCCGCCAAAGAGGGCCCCGCTGAACAGGATTATTCGCACATTTACAG GCGAAAAACACGTGGCGAACTGGTGCGCGTGTCAGCAGCAGTGATGGGCATAGAGTTCTCGTACGCGGCGGAGACAGCATTCGTGTCGCCCACCCTGTTGCAGATCGGCGTCGACCACCAACGCATGACCCTGGTGTGGGCACTGTCGCCACTGGTTGGCTTCTTCCTGACGCCCGTGCTCGGCTCCATGAGCGACCGCTGTCGCATGCGGCTCGGTCGCAGGCGGCCGTTCATACTGGCTCTCGCCGTAGGCGTCTTCTTAG GTCTAATTTTGGTTCCGAATGGCGAGCGACTCGGACACTGGATGGGTGATTACTACCCATCAATGGACGAGAGCTTGAAACATTTGAACAATGTGAACAGTACAAACAGCACTAGTGACAACTCAACAGTAACACCGACAGTCAAACTACTTTCGGATGCGGACTTTCCCCATCCGTGGGGCATTTTCTTCACCGTTTTAGGCACTGTACTCCTCGACTTCGATGCCGATGCATGTCAGAGTCCTGCCAGAGCTTACTTGTTGGATGTCACAGTCACTG AGGATCATGCAAGAGGTCTTAGCACATTCACGGTTATGGCGGGGCTTGGAGGCTTCATGGGATATGCAATGGGAGGCATCAATTGGGACGCAACTGCAATAG GTGAATACTTGGGAGGTCATGTAAAAGCCGTGTTCTCTCTGATCACAGTCATATTTGTGATTTGTGTGCTCAGCACAGTCACTGCATTCAAGGAACTGCCACTGGATCTCGTAGAATCCGACGCACATAATCCAAACATG GCAGACGAGGAAAAGAAAGGTGAGATGAAAGAAAAACAGAGTCGAGTAGAAGAGGACCCATTGCCGATTGGACATCCGACCTATGGCTCGATTGATCAGTATAATACAACCAACATTGAACAG GAAACAGCGTTTGGAATGACAGAGCATTCTCGTGGTGAGAATAATACCAATGGATATGTGAACCACGCTTATGATGAAGCGCAGACCACTACCATACCAGACATGATGGCTGAAGAAAAG GTAGCCCCACCAACTCTGAAAGAATATCTGATGTCAATACTCTACATGCCAAAGTCAATGAAGATCCTCTGTCTGACGAATCTGTTCTGTTGGATGTCGCATGTCTGCTACTCACTTTACTTCACAGATTTTGTTGGAGAAGCTGTTTTCAAAGGTGATCCAAAA gcaCCAGAAGGCACAAAAGAGAAAATTCTTTATGAGGAAGGTGTTCGATTTGGTTGCTGGGGGATGTCCATGTACTCATTGTCCTGCGCCTGTTACTCCACAATCATCGAGAGGTTGATCAGGCGATATAA GGTTAGACCAGGACCTGTGTTGTCACAACCACTGCTGCACATGGATTCGGCTGGTTATAAACAG GGCAAGAGTAGTGTATGTTGGAGGACTACTGTTCTACTCGTTTGGAATGTTTTTGATGGCTGTTTCTGTGCACCCGTTCGGTGTGATCCTGTTCTCGTGGACTGCTGGTGTCATGTACTCGACGCTCTTCACCATGCCATACCTTCTTATCGCCCACTATCATGCTAA
- the LOC111047359 gene encoding proton-associated sugar transporter A isoform X1 yields the protein MADKLHEYQGVLGRVHAWRDKGRTRWQEWRENRPDNIGEVIRGVLRPTPQHESEAAKEGPAEQDYSHIYRRKTRGELVRVSAAVMGIEFSYAAETAFVSPTLLQIGVDHQRMTLVWALSPLVGFFLTPVLGSMSDRCRMRLGRRRPFILALAVGVFLGLILVPNGERLGHWMGDYYPSMDESLKHLNNVNSTNSTSDNSTVTPTVKLLSDADFPHPWGIFFTVLGTVLLDFDADACQSPARAYLLDVTVTEDHARGLSTFTVMAGLGGFMGYAMGGINWDATAIGEYLGGHVKAVFSLITVIFVICVLSTVTAFKELPLDLVESDAHNPNMADEEKKGEMKEKQSRVEEDPLPIGHPTYGSIDQYNTTNIEQETAFGMTEHSRGENNTNGYVNHAYDEAQTTTIPDMMAEEKVAPPTLKEYLMSILYMPKSMKILCLTNLFCWMSHVCYSLYFTDFVGEAVFKGDPKAPEGTKEKILYEEGVRFGCWGMSMYSLSCACYSTIIERLIRRYKARVVYVGGLLFYSFGMFLMAVSVHPFGVILFSWTAGVMYSTLFTMPYLLIAHYHANNTFELNPSGESVTMTRLRGLGTDVAIVSSMVFLAQFMLSICMGSIISAVGTTTAVAAVASFLAFCGAITATQVMYLDL from the exons ATGGCGGACAAGTTACATGAGTATCAGGGAGTTTTGGGTCGAGTGCATGCCTGGAGGGACAAGGGCAGAACGCGATGGCAGGAGTGGAGGGAGAACCGACCTGACAACATTGGCGAGGTGATCCGAGGGGTGCTCAGGCCCACCCCGCAACATGAGTCAGAGGCCGCCAAAGAGGGCCCCGCTGAACAGGATTATTCGCACATTTACAG GCGAAAAACACGTGGCGAACTGGTGCGCGTGTCAGCAGCAGTGATGGGCATAGAGTTCTCGTACGCGGCGGAGACAGCATTCGTGTCGCCCACCCTGTTGCAGATCGGCGTCGACCACCAACGCATGACCCTGGTGTGGGCACTGTCGCCACTGGTTGGCTTCTTCCTGACGCCCGTGCTCGGCTCCATGAGCGACCGCTGTCGCATGCGGCTCGGTCGCAGGCGGCCGTTCATACTGGCTCTCGCCGTAGGCGTCTTCTTAG GTCTAATTTTGGTTCCGAATGGCGAGCGACTCGGACACTGGATGGGTGATTACTACCCATCAATGGACGAGAGCTTGAAACATTTGAACAATGTGAACAGTACAAACAGCACTAGTGACAACTCAACAGTAACACCGACAGTCAAACTACTTTCGGATGCGGACTTTCCCCATCCGTGGGGCATTTTCTTCACCGTTTTAGGCACTGTACTCCTCGACTTCGATGCCGATGCATGTCAGAGTCCTGCCAGAGCTTACTTGTTGGATGTCACAGTCACTG AGGATCATGCAAGAGGTCTTAGCACATTCACGGTTATGGCGGGGCTTGGAGGCTTCATGGGATATGCAATGGGAGGCATCAATTGGGACGCAACTGCAATAG GTGAATACTTGGGAGGTCATGTAAAAGCCGTGTTCTCTCTGATCACAGTCATATTTGTGATTTGTGTGCTCAGCACAGTCACTGCATTCAAGGAACTGCCACTGGATCTCGTAGAATCCGACGCACATAATCCAAACATG GCAGACGAGGAAAAGAAAGGTGAGATGAAAGAAAAACAGAGTCGAGTAGAAGAGGACCCATTGCCGATTGGACATCCGACCTATGGCTCGATTGATCAGTATAATACAACCAACATTGAACAG GAAACAGCGTTTGGAATGACAGAGCATTCTCGTGGTGAGAATAATACCAATGGATATGTGAACCACGCTTATGATGAAGCGCAGACCACTACCATACCAGACATGATGGCTGAAGAAAAG GTAGCCCCACCAACTCTGAAAGAATATCTGATGTCAATACTCTACATGCCAAAGTCAATGAAGATCCTCTGTCTGACGAATCTGTTCTGTTGGATGTCGCATGTCTGCTACTCACTTTACTTCACAGATTTTGTTGGAGAAGCTGTTTTCAAAGGTGATCCAAAA gcaCCAGAAGGCACAAAAGAGAAAATTCTTTATGAGGAAGGTGTTCGATTTGGTTGCTGGGGGATGTCCATGTACTCATTGTCCTGCGCCTGTTACTCCACAATCATCGAGAGGTTGATCAGGCGATATAA GGCAAGAGTAGTGTATGTTGGAGGACTACTGTTCTACTCGTTTGGAATGTTTTTGATGGCTGTTTCTGTGCACCCGTTCGGTGTGATCCTGTTCTCGTGGACTGCTGGTGTCATGTACTCGACGCTCTTCACCATGCCATACCTTCTTATCGCCCACTATCATGCTAATAACACA TTCGAATTAAATCCGTCAGGCGAGTCAGTAACGATGACGCGTTTGCGAGGCCTGGGCACGGATGTAGCCATTGTGAGCTCGATGGTGTTCCTGGCCCAATTCATGCTGTCCATCTGCATGGGAAGCATCATCAGTGCAGTGGGCACCACCACAGCTGTGGCTGCAGTCGCCTCTTTCCTCGCCTTTTGTGGCGCCATCACTGCCACCCAAGTCATGTATCTTGATCTATAA